Within the Arthrobacter caoxuetaonis genome, the region GGAGTAACCTCACGGCGGAGCAGGCGCACCGCCATATCTTCGGATACACCATATTCAATGACTGGTCTGCACGGGACCTGCAGCGGCGTGAAATGAAGGTAAGTCTGGGCCCTTGCAAGGGCAAAGACTTCGCCGGCACCCTCGGACCTTGGATCGTCACCGCTGACGAGTTTGAAGACCGGCACGACGCCGAAGGTTTCCTCAGCTTGGAAATGAGTGTGGAAGTCAACGGTATCCGAGTGGGGAAAGACCTGCTATCCAACATGGGCTGGCCGTTTGCCGAGCTGGTGGCCTATGCCTCGCAGGATTCGCGGGTTGTTCCCGGGGACGTGCTGGGCTCGGGAACATGCGGCAGCGGCTGCCTCGCCGAGCTGTGGGGCCGCAACGGTGCTCAGACCCCTCCGCCGCTGCAGACCGGGGACAGAGTGGTGATGGCCGTGGATGGCATCGGCACCATCACCAACACCGTGGGGGAGCAGCGCGACGCATCGACCCTTGTCCGGGCCCGTTCCAGGCCCCGGCTCCGGCGGAGTTACGGTCTAGTGGCGGGAGGGTAATGAACTGGGCCGGCTGATGACAGCCGGGGGGCGAACGAACTACCGGGTAGGGCGACTGATAGTCGCACTGCGGATGACGGCGTCGTCCTCAAGTTTCTGGTGCAGCTGGGCGCAGGCCCGCTGAACCACCGAACGAAGCCATAGATTGGCTGGATCTTCCGTGCGGCTGGAATGCCAGAACATGGCCTCGATCAGCACGGGTTCGGATTCCACCGGAAACTCGATGATGGTGATGTCTGCTCCACGCTGGGTCCTGAGTGCCAGCATTTTCGGGACCAGCGCCACCAGGTCCGTCCCCTCCACAAGCAGGGGCAGTGCCAGGAATCCGGATACATGAGCGGCAATCTTGCGCTCCACTCCCAGTGACTCAAAAAACAAATCGGCAGGAGTTTTGATCGACTCGCCGAAATATCCCACCGCATGCGGGAGATCTCCGAGGTCCTCTACCCTCAGCACCTCCCTCTCCAGGAAAGGACTATGCGAGTCCATGACGGCCACGAAGCTGTCCCGGAAAACGGGCTTGCTTTGTCCCGGCAGCGAATACCCGGCGGGCCCGACAATGAGGTCACAACGAGTGAAATCGGCCTGATCCAGCCTCATGCCGCTGGTGGGAATAATGTTCACGCTCACCTCCGGGGCCTCTACCTGCAGGATCCGGCGGAGCGGTTCCGCGAACATGGTGGCGGCGTAATCCGAACCCGCAATAAAGAATTCGCGATCGCTGGTGAGCGGATTGAACTGGGTCCTGATTCCTGTCACCCGGTCCAGGCTTTGCAGCGCGTCATCAACCAGCGGTACCAGGTCCTGTGCCAACGGGGTGAGTTCGTAATGGCGCCCGTCGCGGACAAGGAGCTCATCATCAAAATAACGGCGCAGCCGGGAGAGGGCAGCGCTCGTGGCCGGCTGGCTCAGCTGCAAGTGTTCCGCTGTCCGCGACACATTGCGGAGACGGAGCAGGATCTGGAGCGTCGGCAGCAGGTTTAAATCGATTGACTTCATGCGTGCCAGACTAGGCGGAGCCACCGCCCCGCCCCTCCTATAGTCTTCAGAGCTGCGGGGAGGCGTCATATTCCCACCGGCTACGTTCCCAGGCCGGATCTGCGCCGCCCCAAGTAACTGGAAAGGCCTACGGCGACGAGCAGCGCCACGCCGTTGAAAACCTGGTCCACCCAGTTCGCTGCGCCGCTTAGCGTCAGTCCGCTGACGCTAACAGCCACGAACAGCACCCCGAAGACTGTACCGACAACATTGAACCTCCCGGGCAGGATCGCCGTTGCACCCAGGAAGACCGCCGCCAGTGCAGGGAACAGAAGATAGGTTCCGTTGTCTGCGTTGGCCCCGCCTGTACGTGCCGCAAGAATCACTCCAGCCGCCCCTGCCAAGGTGCCCGAGAGGAGGAAAGCCGTCTGTGTGTACCTCCGCAGGGGCAGGCCTACAAGAACCGCTGCCCGGTTGTTGGACCCGATTGCATAGAGGGAACGCCCGAAGGGGGTGTGCGTCAGCAGGTACCAGGCAAGGAAGGCAACAATGGCCACCACGAAGACGACGCGGGGAAGCCCCAGCCAGCTGCTGCTCCCAAATGCGGTGAAAGCAGGATCCACGCCAATAATGGCCAGTCCGCCGGTATACCACTGAATGAGTCCGCCCAGCAGGGTGGCCATGCCGAGGGTCGAGACAAAAGCGTTCATTCCGAAGCGCGCCACAAGCAGCCCGTTCGTTGCCCCAACGAGGGCGGCTGCTGCCACTCCGAGAAGGCATGACAGCCAGAGCGGAAGCGAGAAATGCGCCATCGAAGCCGCAGTAATGACGCTGCTCAAGACCGCGGTGCCACCAACTGAGAAATCGAAGTGTCCTGCTACGAGCGGAAAGACGAGCGCAATGGCTACGAGGGTGATAACGGATTGGTTGGCCAGGACCACCGAGACGTTGGCACCGCTGAGGAAGACAGAGGAACTGGCGGGCAGGATGCCAAAGAAGACAATGATGAGGACCAGCAGAAGCGGGAGGGCGAACCGCTCCAAATGGGTCCCCAGAGGGGTGCGGCTCGGTCTGGACCTTGCCGGAGGGAGGGAATCAGCTGGCTCTGCGGCGCTGAGAACCGCTGAGGGCTGCCGGGTCTTCTGAGAATCATCCGGGGGCGTATGAATGGCGTCCATTACGGTCCTTCTTGAGGGGCAGGGTGGTCTGGGGCCGCGGACATGACGGCCGCGGCCAGCACATCGCGTCCGGAGTCTTCAGGAATGAGTTCAGCGGCAACCCGGCCTTCGACCAGGACAAGGACGCGGTCGCATATCTCTGCCAGTTCGTCCAGATCGCTGGAGGCTACCAGCACCCCGCATCCTTGTGCTGCGCTGCTCCGCAGCGACCGGTAAATGTCCCGGCGGGACATCACATCGACGCCTTGGGTTGGTTCATCGAGCAGGAGTAACCGCGGGTTTCTGCGCAGCCAGCGCGCCAGAATCACCTTCTGCTGGTTGCCGCCGGACAACCGGCTTATCGGCTGCTCGGTACCGTCCGTGCGGACAGAGTGCTTCAGGATCAGGTCCTGGGTCTCTTCCCGTTCCAACCGGCGGTTCATGACAAATCTGCGCCAGTACCGCGCGATGACAGTGGCAGAAACATTTTCCCGTACCGGCAGGTCCAGAAATGCCGCATCCCGATGCCTGTTTTCGGGCACATAGGCGATCCCTGAACGTACTGCGTCCGCGGGGGAGGAGGGCTGGTGGGAAACGCCGTTCAAGTTCATGCTTCCGCTGTTCAGCGGAGCGTCACCGAAGATGGCGCGCAGCACCGTGGAACGGCCGGAACCTGCCAATCCCGCGAGTCCCAGGATCTCCCCGGGTGCGACCGTCAGGTTCACCCCGGAGAGGGGGAAGCTGGACAGGTTCGTGGCCTCGAACAGCGGCGCCGGGGAATCCACGCTCGACCCGTCCGGGTGGCTGTTTCGCTGAGCAGGGTGGACAGGCCGATTCGTGCCGGAAGAACTCTCTTCCATGCGCGGGGCTCCGGACATCATTTCCACGATGGTGGCGGTGGACATTTCAGCGACCGGCCCTCGGCCGGCTACTCTGCCATCCCGAAATACCGTGACGTCGTCGGCTACCTCAGAGATTTCACGGAAGCGGTGCGTCACCAGCACGATCGTCTGTCCGCGGTTGGCCCGGGCGCGCAGGGCGGCCATCAGCTCCCGGGACTCGTCCTCCGGCAGCGACGCCGTCGGCTCATCCAGGAGCAGCGCGAACTCGCTGTCCTGCTGGTCGGCCAGTGCGCGGGCAACAGCCACCATGGTCTTCTGACTGGGTCGGAGGGTACCCACCGGATCCGTGGCACGGACTTCAATTCCGTAGGATGCCAGCAACTCATCCACGCGCCGGCGAAGTGCCTCCCACCGGATTCCGCGCAGTTTGTTGACGGGGAAGCCGGAATCCAGGCCGAAGTTCTCTGCGACGGTCAGGCCGTCAAAGAGCCCCAGATCCTGATGAACAAACCTCAAGCCTGCTTCTCGCGCCCGGCGCGGAGTCATTTGCCGTACAGGAATGTCCTCGCCGTGCACGGTGATTGTGCCGGCATCTGCCTGGTATACCCCTGCCAGGCACTTAATGAGCGTGGATTTACCGGATCCGTTGCCGCCCAGCAGGGCGTGGATGGTTCCGGCTTGGACGGCCAGATCCACCCCGGCGAGTGCGGTGGCGCCGGCGAAGGTCTTCACCAGTCCGTGGGCGCCAAGAGCAACGGAGGATGCCTGGTCA harbors:
- a CDS encoding sugar ABC transporter ATP-binding protein, coding for MAAHDENCPSVPAAPAGTEGVVDQASSVALGAHGLVKTFAGATALAGVDLAVQAGTIHALLGGNGSGKSTLIKCLAGVYQADAGTITVHGEDIPVRQMTPRRAREAGLRFVHQDLGLFDGLTVAENFGLDSGFPVNKLRGIRWEALRRRVDELLASYGIEVRATDPVGTLRPSQKTMVAVARALADQQDSEFALLLDEPTASLPEDESRELMAALRARANRGQTIVLVTHRFREISEVADDVTVFRDGRVAGRGPVAEMSTATIVEMMSGAPRMEESSSGTNRPVHPAQRNSHPDGSSVDSPAPLFEATNLSSFPLSGVNLTVAPGEILGLAGLAGSGRSTVLRAIFGDAPLNSGSMNLNGVSHQPSSPADAVRSGIAYVPENRHRDAAFLDLPVRENVSATVIARYWRRFVMNRRLEREETQDLILKHSVRTDGTEQPISRLSGGNQQKVILARWLRRNPRLLLLDEPTQGVDVMSRRDIYRSLRSSAAQGCGVLVASSDLDELAEICDRVLVLVEGRVAAELIPEDSGRDVLAAAVMSAAPDHPAPQEGP
- a CDS encoding fumarylacetoacetate hydrolase family protein — translated: MVKVARWNDGGEVRSGFIHGDRAYPLAAGMTTNDLLSAGLEETLRLSELTLAAGAGGQTGESAPKPVDAVTLLAPLVPAAVRDFVAFEEHVEGMRISIEGAPGVMEEWYQAPTFYFTNPHTIRGTGEEIPIPAGCSQLDFETEVAAVIGRVPGSAGSNLTAEQAHRHIFGYTIFNDWSARDLQRREMKVSLGPCKGKDFAGTLGPWIVTADEFEDRHDAEGFLSLEMSVEVNGIRVGKDLLSNMGWPFAELVAYASQDSRVVPGDVLGSGTCGSGCLAELWGRNGAQTPPPLQTGDRVVMAVDGIGTITNTVGEQRDASTLVRARSRPRLRRSYGLVAGG
- a CDS encoding LysR family transcriptional regulator, coding for MKSIDLNLLPTLQILLRLRNVSRTAEHLQLSQPATSAALSRLRRYFDDELLVRDGRHYELTPLAQDLVPLVDDALQSLDRVTGIRTQFNPLTSDREFFIAGSDYAATMFAEPLRRILQVEAPEVSVNIIPTSGMRLDQADFTRCDLIVGPAGYSLPGQSKPVFRDSFVAVMDSHSPFLEREVLRVEDLGDLPHAVGYFGESIKTPADLFFESLGVERKIAAHVSGFLALPLLVEGTDLVALVPKMLALRTQRGADITIIEFPVESEPVLIEAMFWHSSRTEDPANLWLRSVVQRACAQLHQKLEDDAVIRSATISRPTR
- a CDS encoding ABC transporter permease, giving the protein MERFALPLLLVLIIVFFGILPASSSVFLSGANVSVVLANQSVITLVAIALVFPLVAGHFDFSVGGTAVLSSVITAASMAHFSLPLWLSCLLGVAAAALVGATNGLLVARFGMNAFVSTLGMATLLGGLIQWYTGGLAIIGVDPAFTAFGSSSWLGLPRVVFVVAIVAFLAWYLLTHTPFGRSLYAIGSNNRAAVLVGLPLRRYTQTAFLLSGTLAGAAGVILAARTGGANADNGTYLLFPALAAVFLGATAILPGRFNVVGTVFGVLFVAVSVSGLTLSGAANWVDQVFNGVALLVAVGLSSYLGRRRSGLGT